A region of Stegostoma tigrinum isolate sSteTig4 chromosome 5, sSteTig4.hap1, whole genome shotgun sequence DNA encodes the following proteins:
- the gbp gene encoding glycogen synthase kinase binding protein codes for MPRRRESFLLLEQAVTVDSKEIDALVAKIGETLQFQRMPHSTKQQQQPQQQQQQQSQQLQYQQRLYPQQEPRVSAKCGLCCIERWKVPCRNKPYSVPHRLREAAAAANTAKSSQHTMRPSPECGPRQPAHQKLEQLLSSGNLIKEAVRRLHSRHHYAHIYSEKLTV; via the coding sequence ATGCCGAGGCGCAGGGAGAGCTTCCTCTTGCTCGAACAGGCCGTCACGGTCGACTCGAAGGAGATCGACGCCTTAGTGGCTAAAATCGGGGAGACGTTGCAGTTCCAGCGGATGCCGCACAGTACGAAGCAGCAGCAACAACCGCagcaacaacagcaacaacagaGCCAGCAACTACAGTATCAGCAGCGGTTGTACCCCCAGCAGGAGCCCCGAGTCTCCGCCAAGTGCGGCCTGTGTTGCATCGAGCGCTGGAAGGTGCCCTGTCGCAACAAGCCGTACAGCGTGCCGCACCGGCTCCGggaggcggcggcggcggcgAACACAGCCAAGAGCAGCCAGCACACCATGCGTCCGTCCCCGGAGTGCGGCCCGCGGCAGCCCGCTCACCAGAAACTCGAGCAGCTCTTGTCGTCCGGTAACTTGATCAAAGAGGCGGTGAGACGCCTCCATAGCCGGCACCACTATGCACACATCTACTCCGAGAAGCTCACTGTGTAG